The proteins below come from a single Xenopus tropicalis strain Nigerian chromosome 9, UCB_Xtro_10.0, whole genome shotgun sequence genomic window:
- the urgcp gene encoding up-regulator of cell proliferation isoform X1: MSRAEWEKEIESKIWDIMVEKFENLGRDSVKKLKQKLTYKAPAGMKPITWRQVETASEQEVANLIIRQYTITHGPQLAVEILEEINERQASLELQAALMTIADRNGPTPQTEPEKNGTISQTDPGNSIHDTESKTKQTDPVTGEGDFAEERTLLRNPDPEIINTLNEMIESYKESKLSLRDILDIGQENINEVAPQTVQDLPWALLRKLMALDRTARTVQLENISASSESDADSTEEEKSQHLDFYSKENNSNYINPLDILCALLHCSDMLLQQNIFSKMSLCQFAVPLLLPAGDGPECTFMLWAMRDIVKRWRPHTLADSKGFVEGNLVQVEMPLFSFVRLGQSKLSKSKILNQVLSPAQQYQDFFIHENMVGENIKREISDGLVEISWFLPVGRENSDTFPEPVAVTNLRGDIESNWTQFSFLTQVSSAVFVFAESINERECELLAQCSKSNTNFYFIITPSGKGVSKETSESFKKLFYVLNAKQSHIIIKEKRANDARLVKNIQTIIKHFLKESIKKVKLEDLSNTARELGIKVDENSQECQKAKECATEITKEIQDVVQYKKETMKLQGDLWKQVAQIEKELCRMRKQGDKGTEEYRSQLIEELNELYREQNQHGLPDSMSKFISAITYLSKTEKHYFLKWMQFALDSMAGNNLSMLKTKYKVVNNNKDNNQKLKQLDQQISDSSLGVEHFLREMGQFYEAECSMVSQGKIKPDGRQLRNLPGIAADLLLDGFPLELIDGDASNIPLQWVTDLLNELDNKTGGKCRMRVITVLGVQSTGKSTLLNTMFGLQFPVASGRCTRGAFMTLINVKENLKQNLGCEFILAIDTQGFKAPELASLEDSDEHDNELATLVVGLSDITIINMTMNNTAEMKDTLQIVVHAFLRINNIEKKPNCQFVHQNVSDVVAHKLNMRSVSKFLVQLDEMTRKAANTEYKSGITKFSDIMYYNLERDNWYIPGLWYGVPPMASVSSGYSENVYDMKNYLFKFMEKKENLQQPKNFVQFIEWIKSLWNAVKHVSFNFSFRNSLEDEAYNQLLMKYSWWEWDFRKQVHTWLISTENKINNHKLQPEIRRTGFKHDLISLLCEQEKMMLDLLKQYFESNMDNVHLIEKHREDFSSRVKFLRSKLESFATARINETIILQKGIYQIINTANSYQKIMEEEVTNLLEQARERKSHFGNVEIEEEFETMWGRAIAELPNNLLQKLKVSKDMLLELKQDMSNKGSSINNNNLSIKGLAEFGKDEFQIKSQHIESGFLARFVMDTKEIKVNLSNLSYYLIRKCLNYVTEKDNTGLDYDGTYCQELLNMINERLREEDVKKLHITHQFELDLKLHILGKAASSFQNMHERFNQENDPVICLEKLKSHYWETIHNIYEGKDETQSRAKQFCELCLKPAITKQIYKLLGKDIVDDIMYKLSPKELSSRRFSQAHVLEKLLKDQNFLQYVDYIHSYEGFMKQWLNQYILTKRLRKLQTKILSDICKDIRTVFEKHQNLPTVSDFLKAFCETLKSELVISQMELQLVSFQNKVDVRQFTKDIEFFLNETEKQIRSEIGSSSTESVLAKLPLKPEEELFDRLFGCGKQCPFCKVPCEAGGTDHKEHFASVHRPRGLYYKATSGELNINTCSILVYWKSSFSDCNDWDIKFDHKANASAYWKYVFVKFNNEFAAEYDALPADLPDDWCTITMENALDSLRKTYVT, encoded by the exons ATGAGCCGGGCAGAGTGGGAAAAGGAAATTGAAAGCAAAATATGGGACATCATGGTGGAAAAATTCGAAAACCTGGGGCGTGATAGCGTTAAGAAATTAAAGCAGAAACTTACATACAAGGCACCGGCAGGAATGAAACCCATCACATGGAGACAAGTGGAAACAGCCAGTGAACAAGAAGTGGCGAATCTGATCATAAGGCAGTACACAATAACTCATGGGCCACAATTGGCTGTGGAGATCCTGGAAGAGATCAATGAGAGACAGGCCAGTCTGGAACTGCAAGCTGCACTCATGACAA TAGCTGATAGGAATGGCCCAACACCACAGACAGAGCCAG aaaaaaatggcacaatATCACAGACAGATCCGG GTAATTCCATCCATGATACAGAATCAAAGACAAAACAGACAGACCCAG TAACAGGGGAAGGTGACTTTGCTGAAGAGAGAACTTTACTGAGAAACCCAGACCCAG aAATAATAAACACCCTGAATGAAATGATAGAATCCTATAAAGAGTCCAAGCTCTCCCTGAGGGACATCCTCGACATTGGGCAGGAGAATATAAATGAAGTTGCCCCCCAGACTGTACAAGACCTGCCCTGGGCTCTCCTAAGGAAACTGATGGCGCTGGACAGGACTGCAAGAACAGTTCAACTTGAGAATATTTCTGCAAGTTCAGAATCAGATGCTGATAGCACAGAAGAGGAAAAATCTCAACATTTGGACTTTTATAGCAAAGAGAATAACTCTAATTACATCAATCCATTAGACATTCTGTGTGCTCTCTTGCATTGCTCAGATATGTTGTTACAGCAGAACATCTTCTCAAAAATGTCCCTGTGTCAGTTTGCTGTCCCACTGCTGCTCCCTGCTGGTGATGGCCCAGAATGCACCTTCATGCTGTGGGCTATGAGAGACATTGTCAAGAGATGGAGACCCCACACTCTGGCAGACAGTAAAGGATTTGTAGAAGGAAACCTGGTTCAAGTAGAAATGCCATTGTTCTCCTTTGTGAGACTGGGGCAAAGCAAATTATCCAAATCTAAAATCCTCAACCAAGTGCTCAGCCCAGCTCAGCAGTACCAGGACTTCTTTATTCATGAAAATATGGTGGGTGAAAATATTAAAAGAGAAATCTCTGATGGCCTAGTGGAAATCTCCTGGTTCTTACCTGTTGGAAGAGAGAATTCTGACACTTTCCCAGAACCTGTTGCTGTTACTAATTTGCGTGGAGACATAGAGTCTAACTGGACCCAATTCAGCTTCCTAACCCAGGTCTCATCAGCAGTGTTTGTATTTGCTGAGAGCATTAATGAGAGAGAGTGTGAGCTATTAGCCCAGTGTAGTAAATCCAACACCAACTTCTATTTCATCATTACTCCTAGTGGCAAAGGTGTCAGTAAAGAGACATCAGAATCCTTCAAAAAGTTATTCTATGTGCTTAATGCTAAACAATCACATATAATCATAAAAGAGAAGAGAGCAAATGATGCAAGACTAGTGAAAAATATACAAACCATTATcaaacattttttgaaagaatCCATTAAGAAAGTAAAACTGGAAGATTTATCCAACACagccagggaacttggcatcaagGTGGATGAAAATTCCCAGGAATGTCAGAAAGCAAAAGAATGTGCCACAGAAATAACTAAAGAGATACAAGATGTGGTACAATATAAGAAAGAGACAATGAAACTACAAGGGGATCTGTGGAAGCAAGTGGCCCAGATAGAGAAGGAATTGTGCAGAATGAGAAAACAAGGGGATAAAGGTACAGAAGAATACCGATCTCAGCTGATAGAGGAGCTCaatgagttatacagggagcaGAACCAACATGGTCTGCCTGACTCTATGAGTAAGTTCATTTCTGCCatcacatatttatcaaagacagAAAAACATTATTTCCTGAAATGGATGCAATTTGCACTTGACTCAATGGCTGGAAACAATCTCTCTATGTTGAAAACAAAATACAAGGTAGTGAATAACAATAAAGACAATAATCAAAAGTTAAAACAGTTAGACCAGCAGATATCTGACAGTTCTTTGGGAGTAGAACATTTTCTGCGGGAGATGGGGCAGTTTTATGAGGCAGAATGTTCCATGGTGAGTCAAGGTAAAATCAAACCCGATGGAAGACAATTACGTAATCTCCCAGGAATtgctgctgatctgctgctggatGGGTTCCCATTGGAGCTGATAGATGGAGATGCCTCTAACATCCCCCTACAGTGGGTAACTGATCTTTTGAATGAGTTGGATAATAAAACAGGAGGGAAATGCAGAATGAGAGTAATCACAGTGCTGGGAGTGCAGAGCACAGGGAAATCCACCCTCCTGAACACCATGTTTGGGCTGCAGTTCCCTGTGGCCAGTGGGCGATGCACACGAGGAGCCTTCATGACACTGATTAACGTAAAAGAGAATCTCAAACAGAACCTGGGCTGTGAGTTTATTTTAGCAATTGACACACAAGGTTTTAAGGCCCCAGAACTGGCTTCCCTGGAGGACAGTgatgaacatgacaatgagttggcAACTCTAGTGGTTGGGTTGAGTGATATCACTATAATCAATATGACCATGAATAATACAGCAGAAATGAAAGATACACTGCAGATTGTGGTCCATGCATTTCTTAGAATAAATAACATAGAAAAGAAACCCAACTGCCAGTTTGTTCATCAGAATGTGAGTGATGTTGTAGCTCATAAACTCAACATGAGGAGTGTTAGTAAATTCCTGGTGCAGCTGGATGAGATGACAAGAAAAGCTGCTAACACTGAATACAAGAGTGGGATCACAAAGTTTAGTGATATCATGTACTATAACCTTGAGAGAGACAACTGGTACATTCCTGGGCTTTGGTACGGTGTCCCACCCATGGCTTCTGTAAGCTCCGGCTACAGTGAGAATGTGTATGATATGAAAAATTATTTGTTCAaatttatggagaaaaaggaaaatcttcAACAACCAAAGAATTTTGTTCAATTTATTGAATGGATAAAAAGCTTGTGGAATGCTGTGAAACATGTGAGTTTTAATTTCAGTTTCAGAAACAGCCTGGAAGATGAAGCCTATAATCAACTATTAATGAAATACTCTTGGTGGGAATGGGACTTCCGCAAACAGGTTCATACCTGGCTCATTAGCACTGAGAACAAGATCAACAATCACAAACTGCAGCCGGAAATCAGACGCACAGGTTTTAAACATGATTTGATTTCTTTACTTTGCGAGCAGGAGAAAATGATGTTAGATTTGTTAAAACAATACTTTGAGAGTAATATGGATAACGTTCATCTGATCGAAAAGCACAGAGAAGATTTCTCCAGTCGGGTAAAATTCCTCCGGAGTAAACTGGAAAGCTTTGCAACAGCCAGGATTAATGAGACTATTATACTCCAAAAAGGTATCTATcaaataataaatacagcaaACAGTTATCAAAAAATAATGGAGGAGGAAGTCACTAATCTCCTAGAACAGGCCAGAGAAAGGAAAAGTCATTTTGGGAATGTGGAAATAGAAGAGGAATTTGAGACTATGTGGGGACGTGCAATAGCTGAGCTGCCGAATAATCTTTTACAGAAACTCAAGGTATCTAAGGATATGCTGCTAGAGCTCAAACAGGACATGTCCAATAAGGGCAgctctataaataataataatctcagtATAAAAGGTTTAGCTGAGTTTGGAAAAGATGAATTCCAGATTAAATCTCAGCATATTGAAAGTGGTTTCCTAGCACGTTTTGTAATGGATACCAAAGAAATCAAAGTAAACCTATCCAATCTATCTTATTATTTGATAAGAAAATGTTTAAACTATGTCACAGAGAAGGATAATACAGGATTAGACTATGATGGAACTTATTGCCAAGAATTGCTCAATATGATCAATGAAAGGCTCCGGGAGGAAGATGTTAAGAAACTGCACATTACCCATCAGTTTGAGTTGGATCTGAAGCTCCATATCTTAGGGAAGGCAGCTtctagctttcaaaatatgcacgAGAGATTTAACCAAGAAAATGATCCTGTGATTTGTCTGGAAAAACTAAAATCTCATTATTGGGAAACAATTCACAATATATATGAGGGAAAGGATGAAACACAAAGTCGAGCCAAACAGTTCTGTGAGCTCTGCCTGAAGCCGGCAATAACCAAGCAGATTTATAAGCTTCTGGGGAAGGATATTGTAGATGATATTATGTACAAACTAAGCCCCAAAGAACTGAGCAGCCGTCGTTTCTCTCAGGCACATGTACTTGAGAAACTTCTAAAAGATCAGAATTTCCTTCAGTATGTAGACTACATTCATTCTTATGAGGGGTTTATGAAACAATGGCTGAACCAATACATTTTAACAAAAAGACTAAGGAAGTTGCAAACAAAAATTCTTTCTGATATCTGTAAAGACATTAGGACAGTTTTTGAAAAGCATCAAAACCTTCCCACTGTCTCAGACTTTTTGAAAGCCTTTTGTGAGACGTTAAAAAGTGAATTAGTCATTTCCCAGATGgagttgcagttggtcagtttcCAGAACAAAGTAGATGTCAGACAGTTCACAAAAGACATTGAGTTTTTTCTTAATGAAACAGAAAAACAGATCAGATCAGAGATTGGATCTTCCAGTACGGAATCAGTACTTGCCAAACTCCCACTGAAACCTGAGGAAGAGCTGTTTGATAGACTGTTTGGCTGTGGGAAGCAGTGTCCCTTCTGCAAGGTCCCCTGTGAGGCTGGAGGTACTGACCATAAGGAGCACTTTGCCTCTGTCCATCGGCCTCGAGGTTTATACTATAAAGCGACGAGCGGCGAACTAAATATTAATACATGTTCTATTCTTGTTTACTGGAAAAGTAGCTTCTCAGACTGCAATGACTGGGACATAAAGTTTGATCACAAAGCCAATGCTTCAGCCTACTGGAAATATGTTTTTGTGAAGTTTAATAATGAGTTTGCAGCGGAATACGATGCACTGCCGGCTGATCTGCCTGATGATTGGTGCACAATAACAATGGAAAATGCACTTGATAGTTTAAGGAAAACATATGTAACCTAA
- the urgcp gene encoding up-regulator of cell proliferation isoform X2: MSRAEWEKEIESKIWDIMVEKFENLGRDSVKKLKQKLTYKAPAGMKPITWRQVETASEQEVANLIIRQYTITHGPQLAVEILEEINERQASLELQAALMTIADRNGPTPQTEPEKNGTISQTDPGNSIHDTESKTKQTDPEIINTLNEMIESYKESKLSLRDILDIGQENINEVAPQTVQDLPWALLRKLMALDRTARTVQLENISASSESDADSTEEEKSQHLDFYSKENNSNYINPLDILCALLHCSDMLLQQNIFSKMSLCQFAVPLLLPAGDGPECTFMLWAMRDIVKRWRPHTLADSKGFVEGNLVQVEMPLFSFVRLGQSKLSKSKILNQVLSPAQQYQDFFIHENMVGENIKREISDGLVEISWFLPVGRENSDTFPEPVAVTNLRGDIESNWTQFSFLTQVSSAVFVFAESINERECELLAQCSKSNTNFYFIITPSGKGVSKETSESFKKLFYVLNAKQSHIIIKEKRANDARLVKNIQTIIKHFLKESIKKVKLEDLSNTARELGIKVDENSQECQKAKECATEITKEIQDVVQYKKETMKLQGDLWKQVAQIEKELCRMRKQGDKGTEEYRSQLIEELNELYREQNQHGLPDSMSKFISAITYLSKTEKHYFLKWMQFALDSMAGNNLSMLKTKYKVVNNNKDNNQKLKQLDQQISDSSLGVEHFLREMGQFYEAECSMVSQGKIKPDGRQLRNLPGIAADLLLDGFPLELIDGDASNIPLQWVTDLLNELDNKTGGKCRMRVITVLGVQSTGKSTLLNTMFGLQFPVASGRCTRGAFMTLINVKENLKQNLGCEFILAIDTQGFKAPELASLEDSDEHDNELATLVVGLSDITIINMTMNNTAEMKDTLQIVVHAFLRINNIEKKPNCQFVHQNVSDVVAHKLNMRSVSKFLVQLDEMTRKAANTEYKSGITKFSDIMYYNLERDNWYIPGLWYGVPPMASVSSGYSENVYDMKNYLFKFMEKKENLQQPKNFVQFIEWIKSLWNAVKHVSFNFSFRNSLEDEAYNQLLMKYSWWEWDFRKQVHTWLISTENKINNHKLQPEIRRTGFKHDLISLLCEQEKMMLDLLKQYFESNMDNVHLIEKHREDFSSRVKFLRSKLESFATARINETIILQKGIYQIINTANSYQKIMEEEVTNLLEQARERKSHFGNVEIEEEFETMWGRAIAELPNNLLQKLKVSKDMLLELKQDMSNKGSSINNNNLSIKGLAEFGKDEFQIKSQHIESGFLARFVMDTKEIKVNLSNLSYYLIRKCLNYVTEKDNTGLDYDGTYCQELLNMINERLREEDVKKLHITHQFELDLKLHILGKAASSFQNMHERFNQENDPVICLEKLKSHYWETIHNIYEGKDETQSRAKQFCELCLKPAITKQIYKLLGKDIVDDIMYKLSPKELSSRRFSQAHVLEKLLKDQNFLQYVDYIHSYEGFMKQWLNQYILTKRLRKLQTKILSDICKDIRTVFEKHQNLPTVSDFLKAFCETLKSELVISQMELQLVSFQNKVDVRQFTKDIEFFLNETEKQIRSEIGSSSTESVLAKLPLKPEEELFDRLFGCGKQCPFCKVPCEAGGTDHKEHFASVHRPRGLYYKATSGELNINTCSILVYWKSSFSDCNDWDIKFDHKANASAYWKYVFVKFNNEFAAEYDALPADLPDDWCTITMENALDSLRKTYVT, translated from the exons ATGAGCCGGGCAGAGTGGGAAAAGGAAATTGAAAGCAAAATATGGGACATCATGGTGGAAAAATTCGAAAACCTGGGGCGTGATAGCGTTAAGAAATTAAAGCAGAAACTTACATACAAGGCACCGGCAGGAATGAAACCCATCACATGGAGACAAGTGGAAACAGCCAGTGAACAAGAAGTGGCGAATCTGATCATAAGGCAGTACACAATAACTCATGGGCCACAATTGGCTGTGGAGATCCTGGAAGAGATCAATGAGAGACAGGCCAGTCTGGAACTGCAAGCTGCACTCATGACAA TAGCTGATAGGAATGGCCCAACACCACAGACAGAGCCAG aaaaaaatggcacaatATCACAGACAGATCCGG GTAATTCCATCCATGATACAGAATCAAAGACAAAACAGACAGACCCAG aAATAATAAACACCCTGAATGAAATGATAGAATCCTATAAAGAGTCCAAGCTCTCCCTGAGGGACATCCTCGACATTGGGCAGGAGAATATAAATGAAGTTGCCCCCCAGACTGTACAAGACCTGCCCTGGGCTCTCCTAAGGAAACTGATGGCGCTGGACAGGACTGCAAGAACAGTTCAACTTGAGAATATTTCTGCAAGTTCAGAATCAGATGCTGATAGCACAGAAGAGGAAAAATCTCAACATTTGGACTTTTATAGCAAAGAGAATAACTCTAATTACATCAATCCATTAGACATTCTGTGTGCTCTCTTGCATTGCTCAGATATGTTGTTACAGCAGAACATCTTCTCAAAAATGTCCCTGTGTCAGTTTGCTGTCCCACTGCTGCTCCCTGCTGGTGATGGCCCAGAATGCACCTTCATGCTGTGGGCTATGAGAGACATTGTCAAGAGATGGAGACCCCACACTCTGGCAGACAGTAAAGGATTTGTAGAAGGAAACCTGGTTCAAGTAGAAATGCCATTGTTCTCCTTTGTGAGACTGGGGCAAAGCAAATTATCCAAATCTAAAATCCTCAACCAAGTGCTCAGCCCAGCTCAGCAGTACCAGGACTTCTTTATTCATGAAAATATGGTGGGTGAAAATATTAAAAGAGAAATCTCTGATGGCCTAGTGGAAATCTCCTGGTTCTTACCTGTTGGAAGAGAGAATTCTGACACTTTCCCAGAACCTGTTGCTGTTACTAATTTGCGTGGAGACATAGAGTCTAACTGGACCCAATTCAGCTTCCTAACCCAGGTCTCATCAGCAGTGTTTGTATTTGCTGAGAGCATTAATGAGAGAGAGTGTGAGCTATTAGCCCAGTGTAGTAAATCCAACACCAACTTCTATTTCATCATTACTCCTAGTGGCAAAGGTGTCAGTAAAGAGACATCAGAATCCTTCAAAAAGTTATTCTATGTGCTTAATGCTAAACAATCACATATAATCATAAAAGAGAAGAGAGCAAATGATGCAAGACTAGTGAAAAATATACAAACCATTATcaaacattttttgaaagaatCCATTAAGAAAGTAAAACTGGAAGATTTATCCAACACagccagggaacttggcatcaagGTGGATGAAAATTCCCAGGAATGTCAGAAAGCAAAAGAATGTGCCACAGAAATAACTAAAGAGATACAAGATGTGGTACAATATAAGAAAGAGACAATGAAACTACAAGGGGATCTGTGGAAGCAAGTGGCCCAGATAGAGAAGGAATTGTGCAGAATGAGAAAACAAGGGGATAAAGGTACAGAAGAATACCGATCTCAGCTGATAGAGGAGCTCaatgagttatacagggagcaGAACCAACATGGTCTGCCTGACTCTATGAGTAAGTTCATTTCTGCCatcacatatttatcaaagacagAAAAACATTATTTCCTGAAATGGATGCAATTTGCACTTGACTCAATGGCTGGAAACAATCTCTCTATGTTGAAAACAAAATACAAGGTAGTGAATAACAATAAAGACAATAATCAAAAGTTAAAACAGTTAGACCAGCAGATATCTGACAGTTCTTTGGGAGTAGAACATTTTCTGCGGGAGATGGGGCAGTTTTATGAGGCAGAATGTTCCATGGTGAGTCAAGGTAAAATCAAACCCGATGGAAGACAATTACGTAATCTCCCAGGAATtgctgctgatctgctgctggatGGGTTCCCATTGGAGCTGATAGATGGAGATGCCTCTAACATCCCCCTACAGTGGGTAACTGATCTTTTGAATGAGTTGGATAATAAAACAGGAGGGAAATGCAGAATGAGAGTAATCACAGTGCTGGGAGTGCAGAGCACAGGGAAATCCACCCTCCTGAACACCATGTTTGGGCTGCAGTTCCCTGTGGCCAGTGGGCGATGCACACGAGGAGCCTTCATGACACTGATTAACGTAAAAGAGAATCTCAAACAGAACCTGGGCTGTGAGTTTATTTTAGCAATTGACACACAAGGTTTTAAGGCCCCAGAACTGGCTTCCCTGGAGGACAGTgatgaacatgacaatgagttggcAACTCTAGTGGTTGGGTTGAGTGATATCACTATAATCAATATGACCATGAATAATACAGCAGAAATGAAAGATACACTGCAGATTGTGGTCCATGCATTTCTTAGAATAAATAACATAGAAAAGAAACCCAACTGCCAGTTTGTTCATCAGAATGTGAGTGATGTTGTAGCTCATAAACTCAACATGAGGAGTGTTAGTAAATTCCTGGTGCAGCTGGATGAGATGACAAGAAAAGCTGCTAACACTGAATACAAGAGTGGGATCACAAAGTTTAGTGATATCATGTACTATAACCTTGAGAGAGACAACTGGTACATTCCTGGGCTTTGGTACGGTGTCCCACCCATGGCTTCTGTAAGCTCCGGCTACAGTGAGAATGTGTATGATATGAAAAATTATTTGTTCAaatttatggagaaaaaggaaaatcttcAACAACCAAAGAATTTTGTTCAATTTATTGAATGGATAAAAAGCTTGTGGAATGCTGTGAAACATGTGAGTTTTAATTTCAGTTTCAGAAACAGCCTGGAAGATGAAGCCTATAATCAACTATTAATGAAATACTCTTGGTGGGAATGGGACTTCCGCAAACAGGTTCATACCTGGCTCATTAGCACTGAGAACAAGATCAACAATCACAAACTGCAGCCGGAAATCAGACGCACAGGTTTTAAACATGATTTGATTTCTTTACTTTGCGAGCAGGAGAAAATGATGTTAGATTTGTTAAAACAATACTTTGAGAGTAATATGGATAACGTTCATCTGATCGAAAAGCACAGAGAAGATTTCTCCAGTCGGGTAAAATTCCTCCGGAGTAAACTGGAAAGCTTTGCAACAGCCAGGATTAATGAGACTATTATACTCCAAAAAGGTATCTATcaaataataaatacagcaaACAGTTATCAAAAAATAATGGAGGAGGAAGTCACTAATCTCCTAGAACAGGCCAGAGAAAGGAAAAGTCATTTTGGGAATGTGGAAATAGAAGAGGAATTTGAGACTATGTGGGGACGTGCAATAGCTGAGCTGCCGAATAATCTTTTACAGAAACTCAAGGTATCTAAGGATATGCTGCTAGAGCTCAAACAGGACATGTCCAATAAGGGCAgctctataaataataataatctcagtATAAAAGGTTTAGCTGAGTTTGGAAAAGATGAATTCCAGATTAAATCTCAGCATATTGAAAGTGGTTTCCTAGCACGTTTTGTAATGGATACCAAAGAAATCAAAGTAAACCTATCCAATCTATCTTATTATTTGATAAGAAAATGTTTAAACTATGTCACAGAGAAGGATAATACAGGATTAGACTATGATGGAACTTATTGCCAAGAATTGCTCAATATGATCAATGAAAGGCTCCGGGAGGAAGATGTTAAGAAACTGCACATTACCCATCAGTTTGAGTTGGATCTGAAGCTCCATATCTTAGGGAAGGCAGCTtctagctttcaaaatatgcacgAGAGATTTAACCAAGAAAATGATCCTGTGATTTGTCTGGAAAAACTAAAATCTCATTATTGGGAAACAATTCACAATATATATGAGGGAAAGGATGAAACACAAAGTCGAGCCAAACAGTTCTGTGAGCTCTGCCTGAAGCCGGCAATAACCAAGCAGATTTATAAGCTTCTGGGGAAGGATATTGTAGATGATATTATGTACAAACTAAGCCCCAAAGAACTGAGCAGCCGTCGTTTCTCTCAGGCACATGTACTTGAGAAACTTCTAAAAGATCAGAATTTCCTTCAGTATGTAGACTACATTCATTCTTATGAGGGGTTTATGAAACAATGGCTGAACCAATACATTTTAACAAAAAGACTAAGGAAGTTGCAAACAAAAATTCTTTCTGATATCTGTAAAGACATTAGGACAGTTTTTGAAAAGCATCAAAACCTTCCCACTGTCTCAGACTTTTTGAAAGCCTTTTGTGAGACGTTAAAAAGTGAATTAGTCATTTCCCAGATGgagttgcagttggtcagtttcCAGAACAAAGTAGATGTCAGACAGTTCACAAAAGACATTGAGTTTTTTCTTAATGAAACAGAAAAACAGATCAGATCAGAGATTGGATCTTCCAGTACGGAATCAGTACTTGCCAAACTCCCACTGAAACCTGAGGAAGAGCTGTTTGATAGACTGTTTGGCTGTGGGAAGCAGTGTCCCTTCTGCAAGGTCCCCTGTGAGGCTGGAGGTACTGACCATAAGGAGCACTTTGCCTCTGTCCATCGGCCTCGAGGTTTATACTATAAAGCGACGAGCGGCGAACTAAATATTAATACATGTTCTATTCTTGTTTACTGGAAAAGTAGCTTCTCAGACTGCAATGACTGGGACATAAAGTTTGATCACAAAGCCAATGCTTCAGCCTACTGGAAATATGTTTTTGTGAAGTTTAATAATGAGTTTGCAGCGGAATACGATGCACTGCCGGCTGATCTGCCTGATGATTGGTGCACAATAACAATGGAAAATGCACTTGATAGTTTAAGGAAAACATATGTAACCTAA